Proteins co-encoded in one Campylobacter jejuni genomic window:
- the tupC gene encoding tungstate ABC transporter ATP-binding protein TupC produces MIEISNLFFNYQNKEVLKIKNLKLDTSKISILMGANGSGKSTFLRILKFLEGDFSKNISYFGNFKLNNKQKREIYLLFPEPILLNRSVRANFLFTLKTYGIKEDIEERIKESLMRLNLDESLLSKYPNELSSGQSQKIAFAIALSVRAKYYLLDEPSAFLDKNTTLLFKEAILKMHENFNTGFLIASHDKYFLDSLAQKKLYLHSGEILEFENTNVFELKNQGVKFCNFIDFSNCKKYKDFKKPPSKIAIDPYKISFFNSKNIPKNNYEFILEKCYIIALRSRKSDVFIRVSCMDKILEFALEKQEFLKFDLKLYEELSLYFCEDAICFLN; encoded by the coding sequence ATGATAGAAATTTCTAATCTTTTTTTCAACTATCAAAACAAAGAAGTTTTAAAAATCAAAAATTTAAAACTTGATACGAGTAAAATTAGCATCTTAATGGGAGCGAATGGAAGTGGAAAATCTACATTTTTAAGAATATTAAAATTTTTAGAAGGAGATTTTTCAAAAAATATTTCTTATTTTGGAAATTTTAAACTTAATAATAAACAAAAGCGTGAAATTTATTTGCTTTTTCCAGAGCCTATTTTGTTAAATCGTAGCGTAAGGGCAAATTTTTTATTTACTTTAAAAACTTATGGGATTAAAGAAGATATTGAAGAGCGCATAAAAGAAAGTTTGATGCGTTTAAATTTAGATGAAAGTCTTTTAAGCAAATATCCTAATGAACTTTCATCAGGACAAAGTCAAAAAATAGCTTTTGCCATAGCTTTAAGCGTAAGAGCGAAGTATTATTTACTTGATGAACCGAGTGCTTTTTTGGATAAAAATACTACACTTTTATTTAAAGAAGCTATTCTTAAAATGCATGAAAATTTCAATACAGGTTTTTTAATTGCAAGTCATGATAAATATTTTTTAGATTCTTTAGCACAAAAAAAGCTTTATTTACACAGTGGAGAAATTTTAGAGTTTGAAAATACCAATGTTTTTGAACTAAAAAATCAAGGTGTGAAATTTTGTAATTTTATAGATTTTAGTAATTGTAAAAAATATAAAGATTTTAAAAAACCTCCAAGTAAAATTGCTATTGATCCTTATAAAATTTCTTTTTTTAATTCTAAAAATATCCCAAAAAATAATTATGAGTTTATTTTAGAAAAATGTTATATTATAGCACTTAGAAGCAGGAAAAGTGATGTTTTTATAAGGGTAAGTTGTATGGATAAAATTTTAGAATTTGCCTTAGAAAAACAAGAATTTTTAAAATTCGATTTAAAATTATACGAAGAACTCAGTCTTTATTTTTGTGAAGATGCAATATGTTTCTTAAATTAA
- the tupB gene encoding tungstate ABC transporter permease TupB, whose product MDYIFDGFKQALFLLFNADESVISAIKTTLLSSSISIVLALLIGFPLGFILGFFDFKFKRFIKLIIDTSLSFPTVAVGLILYALISSRGPLGEFGLLFTIKALILGQFILALPIVIALFSNLIENMNKKHFLLIKSFHLSPLKLVLMMIYELRFALISVVALAYGRIVAEVGVAMIVGGNIKYDTRTITTAISLETNKGEFASGIALALVLILIVFCLNFITHKLKRT is encoded by the coding sequence TTGGATTATATTTTTGATGGTTTTAAACAAGCTTTATTTTTACTTTTCAATGCCGATGAAAGCGTAATTTCAGCTATAAAAACTACACTTTTAAGCTCAAGTATTTCTATAGTTTTGGCTTTGCTTATAGGTTTTCCTTTGGGATTTATCTTAGGCTTTTTTGATTTTAAATTCAAACGCTTTATAAAACTTATCATAGATACTAGCCTTTCTTTTCCAACAGTTGCAGTAGGACTTATACTTTATGCACTGATTTCAAGTCGAGGACCTTTGGGAGAATTTGGACTACTTTTTACTATAAAGGCTTTAATTTTAGGGCAGTTTATCTTAGCGCTTCCTATAGTGATTGCACTTTTTTCAAATTTGATAGAAAATATGAATAAAAAACATTTTTTACTTATAAAATCTTTTCACCTAAGTCCTTTAAAACTTGTTTTAATGATGATTTATGAATTACGCTTTGCTTTGATTAGCGTCGTTGCACTAGCTTATGGACGCATTGTAGCAGAAGTAGGAGTAGCGATGATAGTAGGTGGAAATATCAAATACGACACTAGAACCATAACCACAGCTATTTCACTTGAAACTAACAAAGGCGAATTTGCTAGCGGTATAGCTTTGGCTTTGGTTTTAATTCTCATTGTCTTTTGTTTAAATTTCATCACACACAAACTCAAAAGAACATAA
- the tupA gene encoding tungstate ABC transporter substrate-binding protein TupA: MKKIISLALALALSASAAELKMATTTSTDNTGLLDALKPLYEKESGNTLKWVAVGTGAALKMGEDCNADVLFVHSPKAEKEFMKKGFGVDRTPVMYNDFIIIADKSLASKFKGKNLKESLELIKNEKLTFISRGDKSGTDNKEKSLWKNLGGVPEKQSWYQQSGQGMLASIKIAEEKKGVILTDRGTYIKYEANEKGKPNLVIVNEGDDSLKNFYSVIATNPKHCKNVNYTEASKFIKWVTSDKTLNFIADFKLLDKPLFVIDAKTRKD, from the coding sequence ATGAAAAAAATCATTTCTTTAGCCCTTGCTTTAGCTTTAAGTGCAAGTGCAGCAGAACTTAAAATGGCAACCACAACAAGCACTGACAATACAGGACTTTTAGATGCTCTAAAACCCCTTTATGAAAAAGAAAGTGGCAATACCTTAAAATGGGTTGCGGTAGGAACAGGTGCGGCTTTAAAAATGGGTGAAGATTGCAATGCTGATGTGCTTTTTGTGCATTCTCCAAAGGCTGAAAAAGAATTTATGAAAAAAGGTTTTGGTGTAGATAGAACTCCTGTGATGTATAATGATTTTATCATCATCGCAGATAAATCTTTAGCTTCTAAATTTAAAGGTAAAAATTTAAAAGAAAGCTTAGAACTTATCAAAAATGAAAAACTCACTTTCATCTCAAGAGGTGATAAATCAGGCACTGATAATAAAGAAAAAAGTCTTTGGAAAAATCTTGGAGGTGTACCTGAAAAACAAAGCTGGTATCAACAAAGCGGACAAGGTATGCTAGCAAGCATTAAAATCGCTGAAGAAAAAAAAGGTGTGATTTTAACCGATCGTGGCACTTATATCAAATACGAAGCCAATGAAAAAGGCAAGCCAAACTTAGTAATCGTAAATGAAGGCGATGATAGTCTTAAAAATTTTTATTCTGTTATAGCAACAAATCCTAAGCATTGTAAAAATGTAAATTATACAGAAGCTAGCAAATTTATCAAATGGGTAACAAGTGATAAGACTTTAAATTTCATTGCTGATTTTAAACTTCTTGATAAACCTTTATTTGTAATTGATGCAAAAACAAGAAAAGACTAA
- a CDS encoding LamB/YcsF family protein has product MFKVDLNSDLGESFGAYKMGMDEEILKFVSSVNVACGFHAGDPCVMDKTLNLAKQNGVCIGAHPSYPDLLGFGRRNMQISFEEAKNYALYQLGALFGFAKAKGMKIQHFKAHGALYNMAAIDENLALALCEAVASFDENIIFLGLSNSAMNEAAKKKGLRYANEVFADRAYNDDGTLVSRKLEGALIHDENLAIKRVIKMIKESKVTSINGKEIDLKADSICVHGDNVKALEFVKKIKENLEKEQIQICALENFI; this is encoded by the coding sequence ATGTTCAAAGTGGATTTAAATAGTGATTTAGGGGAAAGTTTTGGCGCCTATAAAATGGGAATGGATGAAGAAATTTTAAAATTTGTAAGTTCAGTAAATGTTGCTTGTGGCTTTCATGCGGGTGATCCTTGTGTGATGGATAAAACCTTAAATTTAGCCAAGCAAAATGGTGTTTGCATAGGAGCACACCCATCTTATCCTGATCTTTTGGGTTTTGGAAGACGCAATATGCAAATAAGCTTTGAAGAGGCTAAAAACTATGCCTTGTATCAACTAGGAGCTTTATTTGGCTTTGCTAAGGCAAAAGGTATGAAAATACAGCATTTTAAAGCCCATGGTGCACTTTATAATATGGCAGCTATTGATGAAAATTTAGCCTTAGCACTTTGTGAGGCAGTAGCGAGTTTTGATGAAAATATTATTTTTCTAGGGCTTAGTAATTCTGCTATGAATGAAGCAGCTAAGAAAAAAGGCTTAAGATATGCTAATGAAGTTTTTGCGGATCGTGCTTATAATGATGATGGCACTTTAGTTTCAAGAAAATTAGAAGGGGCGTTAATACACGATGAAAATTTAGCCATCAAACGCGTGATAAAAATGATAAAAGAAAGCAAAGTTACAAGCATAAATGGCAAAGAAATCGATTTAAAAGCGGATAGCATTTGTGTTCATGGGGATAATGTAAAAGCTCTAGAATTTGTTAAAAAAATCAAAGAAAATTTAGAAAAAGAGCAAATTCAAATTTGTGCTTTGGAAAATTTTATATAG
- the pxpB gene encoding 5-oxoprolinase subunit PxpB, with amino-acid sequence MFSVHFSGSKALLLHFEQEISPQINAYVLSTEQRIQKAPKEGEIYGIDELVSAYASLLIYFNPCVLSLNSLLDFLEKIKKDIKLTEQNSSLCIEVPLCYDEEFGLDLEFVCKHNQISKEELISLHTKPYYLVFMLGFMAGFPYLGGLNERLFTPRLSSPRAKIEAGSVGIADKQTGVYPISSPGGWQIIARTPLEFFDKEDEKNPTLLKAGMFLKFKAISKDEFFKIQEQVAKKVYQKEIYEYKNH; translated from the coding sequence ATGTTTAGTGTGCATTTTAGTGGAAGCAAGGCTTTGCTTTTGCATTTTGAGCAAGAAATTTCACCTCAAATCAATGCTTATGTTTTAAGCACAGAACAAAGGATACAAAAAGCCCCAAAAGAAGGTGAAATTTATGGGATTGATGAGTTGGTAAGTGCTTATGCAAGCTTGCTTATATATTTTAATCCTTGCGTGCTTTCTTTAAATTCCTTGCTTGATTTTTTAGAAAAAATTAAAAAGGATATTAAACTTACAGAGCAAAACTCAAGTCTTTGTATAGAAGTTCCACTTTGTTATGATGAAGAATTTGGACTGGATTTAGAATTTGTGTGCAAACACAATCAAATTTCAAAAGAAGAGCTTATATCTCTTCACACTAAGCCTTATTATCTTGTTTTTATGCTAGGTTTTATGGCAGGTTTTCCTTATCTTGGAGGTTTGAACGAAAGACTTTTTACCCCACGCCTTTCAAGCCCTAGAGCAAAAATAGAAGCTGGAAGTGTAGGCATAGCTGATAAGCAAACAGGAGTTTATCCTATATCAAGCCCAGGGGGTTGGCAAATCATTGCTAGAACACCTTTGGAATTTTTTGATAAAGAAGATGAAAAAAATCCTACTCTTTTAAAAGCGGGTATGTTTTTAAAATTTAAAGCCATTTCAAAAGATGAATTTTTCAAGATCCAAGAACAAGTTGCTAAAAAAGTCTATCAAAAGGAAATTTATGAGTATAAAAATCATTGA